A single window of Anomaloglossus baeobatrachus isolate aAnoBae1 chromosome 9, aAnoBae1.hap1, whole genome shotgun sequence DNA harbors:
- the LPAR4 gene encoding lysophosphatidic acid receptor 4 — protein sequence MGNYSNTTCSIDDSFKYNLYGVVYSIVFVLGLITNCASFCVFCFRMKMHNETAIYMTNLAVSDLLFVFTLPFKIFYNFNRHWPFGDTLCKISGTAFLTNIYGSMLFLTCISVDRFLAIVYPFRSRTIRTRRNSAIVCAGVWILVLSGGISASLFSTTNVSNTTTTCFEGFSKSIWKTYLSKITMFIEVVGFLIPLLLNLTCSSLVLRTLRKPATLCQIGTNKEKVLKMIIVHVAIFVVCFVPYNSILFLYALVRSQAIANCSIERFARTMYPITLCIATMNCCFDPFVYYFTSKSFQKSFNINPIIKMDNLFKIDSATKITLPITHEELTEQMNINNGGDLMSESVFKD from the coding sequence ATGGGAAACTACAGCAATACGACCTGCTCCATCGATGACTCTTTCAAGTACAACCTCTACGGAGTGGTTTATAGCATAGTATTCGTCTTGGGATTGATCACAAACTGTGCTTCTTTCTGCGTCTTCTGCTTCAGAATGAAGATGCACAACGAGACTGCCATTTACATGACCAACCTTGCCGTGTCTGACCTACTGTTTGTATTCACACTTCCttttaaaatattttataattTCAACCGCCATTGGCCCTTTGGTGACACTTTGTGCAAAATATCAGGCACGGCATTCTTGACAAACATCTATGGAAGCATGCTTTTCCTTACATGTATCAGTGTAGATCGATTTCTGGCAATCGTTTACCCATTCCGTTCTCGAACCATTAGGACGAGAAGAaattctgccattgtttgtgccggagTTTGGATTTTAGTCCTCAGTGGAGGCATTTCCGCATCCCTTTTCTCTACCACCAATGTGTCCAACACGACCACCACTTGTTTCGAAGGCTTCTCGAAAAGCATCTGGAAAACTTATTTGTCGAAAATCACCATGTTTATCGAAGTGGTTGGATTTCTTATACCCTTGCTCCTCAATCTTACCTGCTCCTCTTTGGTTTTAAGGACACTGAGGAAACCGGCGACCTTGTGTCAGATAGGAACCAACAAAGAGAAAGTTCTGAAGATGATCATCGTCCACGTCGCCATCTTCGTCGTGTGTTTCGTGCCCTACAATTCCATCCTCTTTCTTTATGCCTTGGTACGCTCACAGGCGATAGCCAACTGCTCAATTGAGAGATTCGCACGGACCATGTATCCGATTACCTTGTGTATCGCGACGATGAACTGCTGTTTTGACCCTTTTGTATATTATTTCACTTCCAAATCTTTTCAAAAGTCCTTTAACATCAACCCTATAATCAAGATGGATAACCTCTTCAAGATCGACTCGGCAACGAAAATTACTTTGCCGATAACGCACGAAGAACTAACTGAGCAAATGAACATTAACAACGGAGGGGATTTGATGTCGGAGTCTGTTTTTAAGGACTAG